The Malus sylvestris chromosome 12, drMalSylv7.2, whole genome shotgun sequence genome contains a region encoding:
- the LOC126592682 gene encoding uncharacterized protein LOC126592682 — MEARRRGGSKFSEIDVFSEVYVRPGDELAEFLHATMMEKRQFVLQEAVSQLPPETLLESVDPSEDVRFQILTETLDQTLGRRLGTYCRGMGNARLWEPRAPSSS, encoded by the exons ATGGAGGCGCGGCGGCGG GGGGGTTCAAAATTCTCGGAGATCGATGTCTTTAGCGAAGTATATGTTCGACCCGGGGATGAGTTGGCCGAGTTCCTTCAT GCGACGATGATGGAGAAGAGGCAGTTCGTTCTTCAAGAGGCCGTCTCCCAGCTTCCTCCCGAGACTCTGCTCGAGTCTGTGGATCCCTCAGAGGATGTGAGGTTTCAGATCCTTACGGAGACCTTGGATCAAACTCTCGGGCGGAGGCTGGGGACGTATTGTAGAGGGATGGGGAATGCGCGGCTGTGGGAACCTAGAGCCCCTTCATCATCGTAG